The following is a genomic window from Deinococcus aerolatus.
AGAATGCTCATGCCGATGTCTTTTTGCAGCTTGCGCATCAGGTCCAGAATCTGCGCCTGGATGGTCACGTCGAGCGCGGTGGTCGGCTCGTCGGCGATCAGGAGGGCCGGATTGCACGACAGGGCCATGGCGATCATGACGCGCTGACGCATCCCGCCGGACAGCTGGTGGGGGTACTCGTTGACGCGCTTTTCCGGGGCAGGAATGCCCACGAACCGCAGCATATCGGTGGCCACGCCCATGGCGTCCTTGCGGTTCTTGTCCTGGTGCAGCATCACCGCCTCGGCGATCTGGTCACCCACGGTGTACACCGGGTTCAGGCTGGTCATCGGCTCCTGAAAGATCATCGAAATCTCGTTGCCGCGAATCTTGCGCATCTCGGCTTCCGACATTTTCACGATGTCCTGGGGCTGGCCACCAGACCCGGTAAACAGAATTTCCCCGCCTGCAATCTCGCCCGGCGGCATCGGGATCAGCCGCATGATCGAGAGGCTCGTGACGCTCTTGCCGGAGCCAGACTCGCCCACCACGCCCAGGGTTTCGCCCTTGTTGATGTGGAAGGTCACGCCGTCCACACTCTTGACCACCCCGTCATCGGTGTTGAAATAGGTCTTGAGGCCGTTAACGGCCAGCAGCACCTCGGCCTGTTTGGTGGCGCGGTCGGTCATTTTTCCTCCATTGTTCGCACGTAACGCATCATACATGCCTCTCTCACATCCTGTGTCATCACGGCGGGCCTACTGCCGCTTGCGCGGGTCGAAGGCGTCGCGCAGTCCATCGCCGAGCAGCTGGAAGCAGCCCACGGTAAACACGATAAAGAAGCCGGGAATCAGCACCCAGGGCCGGGTGTTCAGGCTGGACAGTCCGCCTTCCTGCGCCTGCGCCAGCAGGCTGCCCCAGCTGACGTAGGGCTCTACGGCGCCGATGCCCAGGAAGCTCAGGCCCGACTCCAGCAGAATGAAGCCCGGAATACTCAGGGAGAGGGTCACGATGATGTAGGTGGTCATGGTGGGCAACATGTGCCGCCACATCACGCGGTTGTCGCTGGCCCCCAGCGCACGCGCCGCCGACACGAAGTCCTGCTCGCGAACGCTCAGCAGTTGA
Proteins encoded in this region:
- a CDS encoding ABC transporter ATP-binding protein, with amino-acid sequence MTDRATKQAEVLLAVNGLKTYFNTDDGVVKSVDGVTFHINKGETLGVVGESGSGKSVTSLSIMRLIPMPPGEIAGGEILFTGSGGQPQDIVKMSEAEMRKIRGNEISMIFQEPMTSLNPVYTVGDQIAEAVMLHQDKNRKDAMGVATDMLRFVGIPAPEKRVNEYPHQLSGGMRQRVMIAMALSCNPALLIADEPTTALDVTIQAQILDLMRKLQKDIGMSILFITHNLGVVAEMADRVVVMYGGRVVEEGDVIEIFKAPRHPYTMGLLNSIPRPGVDAHVPGTPRKRLEAIPGNVPNPLNLPPGCAFEPRCKFAIPECSKAVPPLEDTGGGHMARCIRWQEFAKADQEVTA